The following proteins come from a genomic window of Excalfactoria chinensis isolate bCotChi1 chromosome 6, bCotChi1.hap2, whole genome shotgun sequence:
- the HHEX gene encoding hematopoietically-expressed homeobox protein HHEX, whose protein sequence is MQYQAPGAAPAAALGVGVPLYAPTPLLQPAHPTPFYIEDILGRGPAAAPAPHSLPAPPPPTLPSPNSSFTSLVAPYRTPVYEPTPIHPAFSHHLAATYGTGAYAGPLYSFPRAVGDYTHALIRQDSLGKPLLWSPFIQRPLHKRKGGQVRFSNEQTIELEKKFETQKYLSPPERKRLAKLLQLSERQVKTWFQNRRAKWRRLKQENPQATKKEEVEGTDDHGEPRPEGSPSPAREGETEPQDSPSAASQEDPESDVSDDSDQEVDIEGDKGFYSATR, encoded by the exons ATGCAGTACCAGGCGCCGGGTGCGGCTCCGGCGGCGGCCCTGGGCGTCGGCGTCCCGCTGTACGCGCCCACGCCGCTGCTGCAGCCCGCGCACCCCACGCCCTTCTACATCGAGGACATCCTgggccgcggccccgccgccgcgccgGCCCCCCACTCCttgcccgccccgccgccgccgacGCTGCCGTCGCCCAACTCCTCCTTCACCAGCCTGGTGGCCCCGTACCGGACCCCCGTCTACGAGCCGACCCCCATCCACCCGGCCTTCTCCCACCACCTCGCCGCCACCTACGGCACCGGTGCTTACGCCGGGCCCCTCTACTCCTTTCCTCGCGCCGTCGGCGACTACACGCACGCACTGATCCGCCAGGACTCCCTGG GAAAGCCGCTGCTATGGAGCCCCTTCATCCAGCGACCGCTGCATAAGAGGAAGGGCGGGCAGGTGCGCTTCTCTAATGAGCAGACCATCGAGCTGGAGAAGAAGTTCGAGACCCAGAAATACCTCTCCCCACCCGAGAGGAAGCGCCTGGCCAAGCTGCTGCAGCTTAGCGAGCGCCAG GTCAAAACGTGGTTCCAGAACCGCAGAGCCAAATGGAGGCGCCTGAAGCAG GAGAACCCCCAGGCCACCAAAAAGGAGGAGGTGGAAGGCACCGACGATCATGGCGAACCGCGGCCggagggcagccccagccccgcgAGGGAGGGCGAGACCGAGCCGCAGGACAGCCCCTCGGCTGCCTCGCAGGAGGACCCCGAGTCCGACGTCTCCGATGACTCCGACCAGGAGGTGGACATCGAGGGCGACAAAGGCTTCTACAGTGCCACACGCTGA